The Stigmatopora argus isolate UIUO_Sarg chromosome 23, RoL_Sarg_1.0, whole genome shotgun sequence genome contains a region encoding:
- the ifrd1 gene encoding interferon-related developmental regulator 1, with protein MRKAKKKNGRGPQHGNVQPFSDEDASVETLSHCSSFSDGNSVADEGGEANEDSAQEDFQYKLKGFIDSTVDKSAKTRQGALDGLKTAMATRILYEFISERRMTITDSIERSLKKGKGEEQRAAASLACLLCIQLGSGIESEEVFKTLKTVFKNILADGTANMQGRQAVATSLGLCTLVAEDDVLDVRATMECFENLFTRSYAKADGTCPSINAPTSQLHTNALLSWALLLTICTSNQLEDILHKHLPKLPRLLESDDVNMRIAAGETIALLFELARDMDPEFEFDNWEELCDKLNALATDCNKHRAKTDKKKQRSVFRDVLKAVEEGDFQSESIRFGTERMTIDSWLRKRTYDAFREFVGSGMNYHLQANEFIRDVFQLGPPVLVDSATIKAMKISRFERHLHNSATFKARTKARSKFRDKRSDVGDF; from the exons ATGCGTAAGGCCAAGAAGAAGAATGGCAGAG gGCCGCAGCATGGAAACGTGCAGCCTTTCAGCGACGAGGACGCCTCCGTTGAGACGCTCAGTCATTGCAGCAGCTTCAGTGATGGCAATAGTGTGGCGGATGAAGGTGGAGAGGCCAACGAGGATTCCGCCCAAGAGGATTTCCAGTACAAGCTAAAGGGGTTCATAGACAGCACGGTGGATAAGAG TGCTAAAACCAGACAAGGGGCGCTGGACGGACTTAAAACGGCAATGGCCACACGTATTCTGTACGAGTTCATTTCAGAGCGAAGGATGACAATCACGGATAGTATCGAGCGCAGCTTGAAAAAAg GCAAAGGTGAAGAGCAGCGTGCAGCGGCGTCTTTAGCCTGCTTGCTTTGCATCCAGTTGGGCTCGGGAATTGAGAGCGAAGAAGTTTTCAAGACGCTTAAGACTGTTTTTAAGAACATCTTGGCTGACGGGACGGCGAACATGCAAGGAAGACAAGCG GTGGCGACAAGTTTGGGCCTCTGCACTTTGGTTGCAGAAGATGATGTTTtg gaTGTTCGTGCCACCATGGAGTGCTTCGAGAACCTCTTCACCCGTTCCTATGCCAAGGCAGACGGCACGTGCCCATCTATCAACGCTCCTACTAGCCAGCTCCACACCAATGCCCTTCTTTCCTGGGCGCTGTTGCTCACTATCTGCACCAGCAACCAGCTCGAAGACATCTTGCACAA GCACCTGCCCAAACTTCCCAGGTTGTTGGAGAGCGACGACGTCAACATGAGAATCGCTGCCGGAGAGACCATTGCGCTGCTTTTTGAGTTGGCTAGAGACATGGACCCG GAGTTTGAATTTGACAACTGGGAGGAGTTGTGCGATAAGCTCAACGCGCTGGCCACCGACTGCAACAAGCATCGAGCCAAGACGGATAAAAAAAAGCAGCGCTCGGTGTTCAGGGACGTGCTCAAGGCGGTCGAG GAGGGTGACTTCCAGTCGGAGAGTATACGCTTCGGGACAGAACGCATGACCATCGACAGCTGGCTCAGAAAGCGGACGTACGACGCGTTCAGGGAGTTTGTGGGCTCTGGGATGAATTACCACTTGCAG GCTAACGAATTCATCAGAGATGTGTTCCAACTCGGACCTCCCGTGCTGGTCGACTCGGCTACGATAAAAGCCATGAAGATCTCCCGCTTTGAGAGG CATCTTCACAACTCTGCCACTTTCAAAGCTCGGACCAAGGCAAGAAGCAAGTTCAGGGACAAGAGATCTGATGTGGGTGATTTCTAA